Part of the Citrobacter sp. Marseille-Q6884 genome, TTGGGAGCATTTTGTCCACACCTGCCAGTCTCAACTTTGCAATCTCTCGTTTTCCTTATTTTAACTATCTGTAATTTAATGTTTTTTATATTACTTGTTTTGAATGAAGTTCTTTTGAGATAAAAGTGAAAGTTGACTTTCTAAATGAAGCCAAAAAAAACATTAACAGCAATTATATTAAAAATATTTTGAAAAAATAACATCAAAGAAAAATTGATTTAATTGATGGGTTTGAGTAATTTATGCATCTATGACTCATTGGGTTGACAAATAAAACAATGTTTCACATGTGTTTTTTTTCGGTACAATTCCCTATAAGGTCTTTTTAAATCATTCATTATCAATAAAGAATGATTAATATAAGTAATCGCTTTTTTATGGAATCTATAATGGAAAAAGTCTCTGGTAAAAAATTACAATTTATATTGTGTATGATGCTATTAGTTCCTTTGTCTATAATGTCGTTGACATTTTATATATATATCAAAGTGTCTTCAACTGAATCTTTAAATGAGACGTTATATCGTTTTAATATAAATACGGCAATTGATAGTATTAGTATTCCCGTATCAGATATAAATAAAACACTGGCTAATATTTCTGAAATATTAGCCAGTCCTGAGCAGATTCAAAAATATATATCTCCTGATTCAAAATCCGTTAATGATAAAATCGCAGCAATAATGAATTCATATTCGTATCTTGAAAACATTGTTGTTGTAAATGATATTAATGGGAATTATAAAACCTATCCTGAACATATCCGATTCGAAAAGGATTTTGATCCCAAACTTAGGCCATGGTATAGATTAAATCAATCGGGGCAAATCTATTACACCGATCCCTATATAACTACTGGCCAGGATGCTATTGACAATAAGCAGTGGCATGTAACAAGCAGCGTCACAATTATAAGCGAAGATAGCCGAATGTTGGGTGTTATTGCAGCTGATGTGGATTTAAATAAAATATCAGAACTTCTTAGAGATAAAATCATTCCATATCATGGTCAGTTTTTAATTACAACCTATGATGGTAGGGTGGTTATTTCCCCTAACTCTCGTGAAATATTGCGCAGCGAAATACCACAAGAGTGGATTGAAAAAGCAAAGAAGACCTCTGGGTATTTCTATGATAAAGATAATGCGCTGGTATTTTATAAGTATTATTCAGCACCTAACTGGATTGCGTTTACCTCTGTAGATGAATATAACCAAAGTAAATATTTTGAACGTTCATATTTGTTGTTCTACGTAGCATCAATAATCTGCATATTAAT contains:
- a CDS encoding sensor domain-containing diguanylate cyclase, with the protein product MEKVSGKKLQFILCMMLLVPLSIMSLTFYIYIKVSSTESLNETLYRFNINTAIDSISIPVSDINKTLANISEILASPEQIQKYISPDSKSVNDKIAAIMNSYSYLENIVVVNDINGNYKTYPEHIRFEKDFDPKLRPWYRLNQSGQIYYTDPYITTGQDAIDNKQWHVTSSVTIISEDSRMLGVIAADVDLNKISELLRDKIIPYHGQFLITTYDGRVVISPNSREILRSEIPQEWIEKAKKTSGYFYDKDNALVFYKYYSAPNWIAFTSVDEYNQSKYFERSYLLFYVASIICILILLILFFLYSTYNKQLVGKIYLGANGIDVSSKSLNLDGLEREIAKQRTRLKLVQHEMVVDNLTHLFNRKKLEDDIDILISEQSEFCLAMIDLDDFKLINDNFGHLIGDDVLKFVAREGKRILGEENPIYRVGGEEIIILFPKKDLQTSISLLNAWRLQVNERDWKESALKVSFSGGITTWENGDYLDDLISRADQALYNAKKSGKNMIISN